One genomic segment of Devosia sp. includes these proteins:
- a CDS encoding ABC transporter ATP-binding protein, which translates to MLRRFFSYYAPYKGLFVLDFGSAVTAGLLELAFPLAVAYFIDSLLPQGDFNIIVLTGLVLLVVYCLTAVLRGVVNYFGHMLGIHIETDMRRQVFNHLQKLSFRFFDNHKTGHLITHVTKGLEDIGEVAHHGPEDLFIAVMTFLGAFILMFVTNWQLASVTVVLVPVMTWLVATYGARMNRNWRELYGRVGDFNTRVEDSIGGVRVVKAFANESHEEKLFAGNNEAYRVTKLRAYALMTASNVVTFLSTRLVQLAVMLFGAWLVTTDQLSYGGFVSFLLLVNVFMRPIDQITMVLEMYPKGIAGFTRFAQLIDTEPDIADRPGARVVDHLRGDIAFKDVSFSYEHGARKVIDGLSLEVSAGETVAIVGPSGAGKTTLCALLPRFYEIDSGAITVDGIDIRDMTQASLRNQIGIVQQDVFLFGGTLRENIAYGRLGASDAEIIEAARQARLESVIARLPDGLDTVVGERGVKLSGGQKQRVAIARIFLKNPPILVLDEATSALDTATELAIQQSLTELSQGRTTLVIAHRLATIQHADRIVVVDETGIVEQGPHAELLARQGAYAHLHRAQFGGLVDTAVSQ; encoded by the coding sequence ATGCTCCGCCGCTTCTTTTCATACTACGCGCCCTATAAGGGCCTCTTCGTTCTCGACTTCGGCAGCGCCGTCACCGCCGGCCTGCTCGAGCTGGCCTTTCCTCTGGCCGTTGCCTACTTCATCGACTCGCTGCTGCCGCAGGGTGATTTCAACATCATCGTGCTGACGGGCCTCGTGCTGCTGGTCGTCTATTGCCTCACCGCGGTGCTGCGCGGCGTGGTGAACTACTTTGGCCACATGCTCGGCATCCATATCGAGACCGATATGCGCCGGCAGGTCTTCAATCACCTGCAAAAGCTCAGCTTCCGCTTCTTCGACAACCACAAGACCGGCCACCTGATCACCCATGTGACCAAGGGCCTCGAGGACATCGGGGAAGTGGCCCACCACGGTCCCGAAGACCTGTTCATCGCCGTCATGACCTTCCTTGGTGCGTTCATCCTGATGTTCGTGACCAATTGGCAGCTGGCCTCGGTCACCGTGGTGCTGGTGCCGGTCATGACCTGGCTGGTCGCCACCTATGGCGCACGCATGAACCGCAATTGGCGCGAGCTCTATGGCCGCGTTGGCGACTTCAATACCCGCGTCGAGGACTCCATCGGTGGCGTGCGCGTGGTCAAGGCTTTCGCCAATGAAAGCCACGAGGAAAAGCTCTTTGCCGGCAATAACGAGGCCTATCGCGTCACCAAGCTGCGCGCCTATGCGCTGATGACCGCCAGCAATGTCGTGACCTTCCTCAGCACCCGCCTGGTGCAACTGGCGGTGATGCTGTTCGGCGCCTGGCTCGTGACCACGGACCAGTTGTCCTACGGCGGCTTCGTCAGCTTCCTGCTTCTGGTCAACGTCTTCATGCGCCCCATCGATCAGATCACCATGGTGCTCGAAATGTATCCCAAGGGCATTGCCGGCTTCACCCGCTTCGCCCAGCTCATCGACACCGAGCCCGATATTGCCGATCGGCCGGGCGCCAGGGTGGTGGACCATCTGCGCGGCGATATCGCCTTCAAGGATGTCAGCTTTTCCTACGAGCACGGCGCCCGCAAGGTGATCGACGGCCTCAGTCTTGAGGTGTCCGCGGGCGAAACTGTCGCCATCGTCGGCCCGTCGGGCGCAGGCAAGACCACGCTCTGCGCGCTGTTGCCGCGCTTCTACGAAATCGACTCCGGCGCCATCACCGTGGACGGTATCGACATCCGCGACATGACGCAGGCCAGCCTGCGCAATCAGATCGGCATCGTGCAGCAGGATGTCTTCCTGTTCGGCGGCACCCTGCGCGAGAACATTGCCTATGGGCGCCTGGGCGCATCGGACGCGGAGATCATCGAGGCCGCGCGGCAGGCACGGCTCGAAAGCGTCATCGCCAGATTGCCGGATGGGCTCGACACCGTGGTCGGCGAGCGCGGCGTGAAGCTCTCCGGTGGGCAGAAGCAGCGCGTCGCCATTGCTCGCATCTTCCTCAAGAATCCGCCCATCCTGGTTCTCGATGAGGCCACCTCCGCCCTCGATACCGCCACTGAACTGGCCATCCAGCAATCGCTGACCGAGCTGTCGCAGGGCCGCACCACTCTGGTCATCGCCCATCGCCTCGCCACCATCCAGCACGCCGACCGGATCGTCGTGGTCGATGAGACCGGCATTGTCGAACAGGGCCCGCATGCCGAACTGCTGGCCCGCCAGGGTGCCTATGCGCATCTGCACCGGGCCCAGTTCGGCGGCCTCGTCGATACCGCCGTGTCCCAGTGA
- a CDS encoding siderophore-interacting protein → MSQMFFNATVLDRRALTPGMVRLTFGGPDLAAFAGTGVPDEYLRLFFPDAASGRLYLPVITEDGRWTYPDGQDVIRCSTYTVRNHRQDKGEIDIDFVVHEGGLASEWAQKAAPGDTITINRPRGLYTPPGDARWQLLMADATGLPALARILETMPEGIETRVFVEVAEPAHEQPLAQRPGVSITWLHGSGNGIAASRMEEVIRSLTLPATPGYIWVAGEQKVLRAIRRHVRKDLGYAAENYELVGYWIHEGEAWEARWKALPESVKAAIDASWDSGRDREELVDEYHETLDKFGL, encoded by the coding sequence ATGAGCCAGATGTTTTTCAATGCAACGGTTCTCGATCGCCGGGCGCTGACCCCCGGCATGGTGAGGCTCACCTTTGGCGGTCCCGACCTCGCCGCCTTTGCCGGAACGGGCGTGCCGGATGAATATCTGCGCCTGTTCTTTCCGGATGCGGCGAGCGGCAGGCTCTACCTGCCGGTGATCACCGAAGACGGCCGCTGGACCTACCCGGATGGCCAGGATGTGATCCGCTGCTCCACTTATACGGTCCGCAATCACCGCCAGGACAAGGGCGAGATCGATATCGACTTCGTGGTGCATGAAGGCGGTCTGGCCAGCGAATGGGCGCAAAAGGCCGCCCCCGGCGACACGATCACCATCAACCGCCCACGCGGCCTTTATACGCCGCCCGGGGACGCGCGATGGCAGCTCCTGATGGCCGATGCGACGGGTCTGCCGGCACTGGCACGGATTCTCGAAACCATGCCCGAGGGTATCGAAACGCGGGTTTTCGTTGAAGTGGCCGAGCCCGCGCACGAGCAGCCCCTCGCGCAAAGGCCCGGTGTATCGATCACCTGGCTTCATGGCAGCGGCAATGGCATTGCCGCCAGCCGCATGGAAGAGGTGATCCGCTCGCTGACGCTGCCGGCAACGCCCGGCTATATCTGGGTGGCTGGCGAGCAGAAGGTGTTGCGGGCGATCCGCAGACATGTGCGCAAGGATCTGGGCTACGCGGCCGAAAATTACGAGCTCGTCGGCTACTGGATCCATGAGGGCGAGGCCTGGGAAGCCCGCTGGAAGGCGCTCCCGGAAAGTGTCAAGGCAGCGATCGACGCGAGTTGGGATTCCGGTCGCGACCGCGAGGAACTGGTGGACGAGTATCACGAGACCCTCGACAAGTTCGGTCTCTAG
- the murB gene encoding UDP-N-acetylmuramate dehydrogenase produces MTLPPLALTADFDLTGHNTLALKARSRFGCVLERAEQVPHLFALAAADGLPVRILGGGSNVVLSETFDGITAVIGLRGLNIVTAGADSVLIEAAAGELWDNLVRWTVGQGYGGIENLVSIPGTVGAAPVQNIGAYGAELADVFENLVAFDRERGAEVTLDRADCAFGYRDSLFKRQPGRYVITLVRLRLNTAWAANLGFAGLADLAGEATLSPAMVMERVAAIRASKLPDWRVEPNAGSFFQNPIVPADLAEAIVAAHPGAPNFVQPDGRRKLSAGWLIENAGLKGFELGPVGTSARHALVVVNRGGGSAEDIRTLAGHIRTTVFDKFGVTLAEEPIFF; encoded by the coding sequence ATGACCTTGCCGCCTTTGGCCCTGACGGCCGATTTTGACCTCACCGGCCACAATACCCTTGCCCTCAAGGCGCGTTCCCGCTTCGGCTGCGTGCTTGAGCGTGCCGAGCAGGTGCCGCATCTGTTTGCCCTGGCCGCGGCCGACGGCCTGCCGGTGCGCATCCTGGGCGGCGGCAGCAATGTGGTGCTGTCCGAGACCTTCGATGGCATCACCGCCGTCATTGGTCTCAGGGGCCTAAATATTGTCACGGCCGGTGCCGACTCGGTGCTGATCGAAGCGGCGGCCGGAGAGCTCTGGGACAACCTCGTCCGCTGGACTGTGGGGCAGGGCTATGGCGGCATCGAAAATCTCGTCAGCATCCCCGGCACGGTCGGCGCCGCTCCGGTTCAGAATATCGGGGCCTATGGCGCCGAACTGGCCGACGTCTTTGAAAACCTCGTTGCCTTCGATCGCGAACGGGGTGCCGAAGTCACCCTCGACCGCGCCGATTGCGCCTTTGGCTATCGCGACAGCCTCTTCAAGCGCCAGCCCGGCCGCTATGTCATCACCCTTGTCCGCCTGCGTCTCAACACGGCCTGGGCTGCTAATCTCGGCTTTGCCGGTCTGGCAGACCTGGCAGGCGAGGCGACCCTGTCTCCGGCCATGGTCATGGAGCGCGTCGCCGCCATTCGCGCCAGCAAGCTGCCGGATTGGCGTGTCGAGCCCAATGCCGGCTCCTTCTTCCAGAACCCCATCGTTCCGGCCGATCTGGCTGAAGCGATCGTTGCCGCCCATCCCGGCGCCCCCAATTTCGTCCAGCCCGATGGCCGCCGCAAACTGTCGGCGGGCTGGCTGATCGAGAATGCGGGGCTCAAGGGGTTCGAACTGGGCCCGGTCGGGACATCGGCTCGCCATGCCCTGGTCGTCGTCAATCGCGGCGGCGGTTCAGCAGAAGACATTCGCACCCTGGCCGGCCACATTCGCACCACGGTTTTCGACAAATTCGGGGTGACTTTGGCAGAAGAACCGATCTTCTTCTGA
- a CDS encoding MDR family oxidoreductase: MTFEALVTSRSEDGTVSSALETLDNSRLPEGNVTVAVEWAGLNYKDGLCLTGGGGLVRTYPHVAGIDFAGTVEDSQDGRYAPGDRVVLTGWRVGEVHWGGYAQRARVNADWLVPLPDGMSTRDAMIVGTAGFTAMLAIDRLEGLGLEPGSGEVLVTGAAGGVGSIAISLLKRLGYQAVGLSGRPEHADHLVALGAASVLDRAEFLGQPDKPLESARWAAVIDNVGGNVLGKVLRQVKYGGSVAAIGNAGGIGLDTNVLPFILRGVTLTGIDSVMQPFAARQSAWARIADTFDLAGYGSLVTEIGLAGLPDAAKQILAGQVHGRTIVSLQ; this comes from the coding sequence ATGACATTTGAGGCCCTGGTGACCAGCCGCAGCGAGGATGGAACCGTCTCCTCGGCGCTGGAGACCCTCGACAATTCGCGTTTGCCCGAGGGCAACGTCACCGTCGCGGTCGAATGGGCCGGCCTCAACTACAAGGATGGTCTCTGCCTGACAGGCGGCGGCGGCCTCGTCCGTACCTATCCTCATGTGGCGGGTATCGATTTTGCCGGCACGGTCGAGGACAGCCAGGATGGCCGCTACGCCCCGGGCGATCGCGTCGTCCTCACGGGCTGGCGTGTCGGTGAAGTCCATTGGGGCGGCTATGCGCAGCGCGCCCGGGTCAACGCCGATTGGCTGGTGCCGCTGCCCGATGGCATGTCCACGCGCGACGCGATGATTGTTGGCACGGCAGGATTTACCGCTATGCTGGCCATCGACCGGCTGGAAGGCCTCGGCCTCGAGCCTGGGTCCGGTGAGGTCCTGGTCACCGGCGCGGCAGGTGGCGTCGGTTCCATTGCCATCTCCCTGCTCAAGCGGCTCGGCTATCAGGCCGTGGGTCTTTCAGGCCGCCCCGAACATGCCGATCATCTGGTGGCGCTTGGCGCGGCCAGCGTTCTCGACCGTGCCGAATTCCTCGGCCAGCCTGACAAGCCGCTGGAATCGGCGCGTTGGGCCGCTGTCATCGACAATGTCGGCGGCAATGTGCTGGGCAAGGTGTTGCGGCAGGTCAAATATGGCGGCAGCGTCGCGGCCATCGGCAATGCCGGCGGCATCGGTCTTGATACCAATGTCCTGCCGTTCATCCTGCGCGGCGTCACCCTGACCGGCATCGACAGCGTCATGCAGCCCTTCGCGGCCCGTCAATCGGCCTGGGCCCGCATCGCCGACACGTTCGATCTTGCCGGTTATGGCAGTCTCGTCACCGAGATCGGCCTTGCCGGACTGCCCGATGCGGCAAAGCAGATTTTGGCCGGCCAGGTCCATGGCCGCACCATCGTCTCGCTGCAATAG
- a CDS encoding aldo/keto reductase, with the protein MKTYRVPHSSLDVSSIVLGLMRIAKMDNADIRALFDAAIEAGVTVIDHADIYGGERHKCEERFAEAVTLSPAGREMIMIQSKVGIRRGWFDFSKEHILRTVDESLSALRTDYLDVLLLHRPDTLVEPEEVAEAFDALHAAGKVRHFGVSNHTPGQIEVLKTAVRQDLLFNQVQLSITHANLFAQGVAANMDGSDQSISRDNGLLDYSRLKGMMLQAWSPFQKKFFDGVFLGDRENHAELNDEIEKLAAAYGVTPTGIAVAWVTRHPANIQVVLGTTRPERVRESAAGTDITLTREEWYRLFRAGGHIVP; encoded by the coding sequence ATGAAGACGTATCGAGTTCCCCATTCCAGCCTGGACGTGTCCAGCATCGTGCTCGGGCTGATGCGCATCGCCAAGATGGACAATGCCGATATCCGGGCGCTGTTCGACGCGGCTATCGAGGCCGGCGTGACCGTCATCGACCATGCCGACATCTATGGCGGCGAACGGCACAAGTGCGAGGAGCGCTTCGCCGAAGCGGTTACCCTTTCGCCCGCTGGCCGCGAGATGATCATGATCCAGAGCAAGGTCGGGATCAGGCGGGGGTGGTTCGACTTTTCCAAGGAACACATCCTGCGCACTGTGGACGAATCCCTTTCGGCGCTGCGGACCGACTATCTCGATGTCCTGCTGCTGCACCGGCCGGATACGCTGGTGGAGCCCGAGGAAGTGGCCGAGGCTTTCGACGCGCTGCACGCGGCCGGCAAGGTGCGCCATTTCGGGGTGTCCAACCATACGCCGGGCCAGATCGAGGTGCTCAAGACGGCGGTGCGCCAGGACCTGTTGTTCAACCAGGTGCAACTGTCGATCACCCATGCCAACCTGTTCGCGCAGGGCGTGGCGGCCAATATGGATGGCAGCGACCAGTCGATTTCGCGCGACAATGGTCTGCTCGACTATTCCCGGCTCAAGGGCATGATGCTGCAGGCCTGGTCGCCGTTCCAGAAGAAGTTCTTTGACGGGGTGTTTCTCGGCGACCGCGAAAATCATGCCGAGCTCAATGACGAGATCGAGAAACTGGCAGCGGCCTATGGCGTGACGCCGACGGGCATCGCCGTGGCGTGGGTCACCCGCCACCCGGCCAATATCCAGGTCGTGCTGGGCACGACGCGCCCTGAACGGGTGCGAGAAAGCGCAGCCGGCACCGATATCACGCTGACGCGCGAAGAGTGGTACCGGCTGTTCCGCGCGGGCGGCCACATCGTCCCGTGA